CCTTTTAAACAAGAAACGCCTTGCTTCAGCCAAAATAAAATCGGCGCAATACAGCAACCAAATCCTCTTTACTGCACGGTTTTTGCCCGGTCTTCGTGCCGTAATTTTTCTTACCGCTGGCATCAGCCATCATGTCAAATTCTGGCGGTTTTTGTTGATTGATAGTATCGCCGCAACAATTTCAGTTCCTATTTGGGTATATCTTGGCATTTATGGCGCAAGAAATATGGATCAGATTACACAGTGGATATATCACACACAATTGGGTATGTTAGCTTTTGTAATACTAATCATTTTGATCGTTATTTTACTAGGGTGGTGGTATCAAAAATACCGAAAAAATGAGCCTATCTAGCCCTGGTCGCAAAAGTTGACCATAACAGGCTTCTTGTTTGTTGCTTTCATCCCACTTCTCCTCAATAAGATATAAATCCTAAATTGAATAACTTATAAATTTTAAAGCTTTTAAAAACAGATAAAACATTGCAGAAGAGCATACCCAAATAACCATGATACAGGTAATCTTCTCTACTGTGGATAGCGTCACACTTT
This genomic stretch from Neisseriales bacterium harbors:
- a CDS encoding DedA family protein, coding for MDTLSLLLPFFTQYGHIAVFVMLLICGLGLPLPEDITLVAGGIIAGLGYVSEDVMLIACLSGVLAGDTLVFTMGSLFGKTIKRWFWVAHLLNKKRLASAKIKSAQYSNQILFTARFLPGLRAVIFLTAGISHHVKFWRFLLIDSIAATISVPIWVYLGIYGARNMDQITQWIYHTQLGMLAFVILIILIVILLGWWYQKYRKNEPI